The genomic segment ATCAGATCCTGAACGCCTTTAAGATCATTCGCTTCAAGAAGTCGAGCTAATGATTTTACCAAGGCATCACCTTTGGCTTTATCGCCATTTTTCTCATATTCCGCTGCTTTATCTTCAATAAGAACGTCTGCTCTATATCTTTTTTTGGAATCTTTGTTGTCGATCATAGGATCGCTGAAGCCATCCACGTGGCCAGAAGCTTTCCAGGTGGTTGGGTGCATGAAGATGGCTGCATCTATCCCCACCACATTGTCATTCAACTGAGTCATGGCTTTCCACCATGCAGTTTTGATATTGTTTTTTAATTCAACTCCATTTTGTCCGTAATCATAAACAGCCTGAAGTCCGTCATAAATTTCACTTGAAGGAAATACAAATCCGTATTCTTTAGCGTGTGAAATGATATTTTTAAAGGTGTTTTCTACCGTCGCACTTACTTTTTCCATAGCTGCAAAGATATGTAAATGATTTGTATTATAGGAAATTCAATTTTGGAATTTTGATTTACTGAGTATTGATAGAAAATCGGCCGTGTCTTAAATTCCGTGTGCTGAATTTTAATTCATTTTTTAATCTCTGAACTCTGGGTAAAAATTATTATTTGATCGTAGTTGAAAAATCTTGTCAATCATTTTAATCAAATACTTAATGGTAACTTCTAATGAGTTAATTATCACTGACATTTTTTTAATGCTTAATTCCGGTTAAATTTCCCGCTTTTAGTATTTTTGCCGCATGAATAAAGTAAAGAAAACTGCAGTTTTCCTCATCAATCTGGGAACGCCTGATAGTCCGTCTGTTCCAGATGTCAGAAAATATCTAAGAGAGTTTTTGATGGACAGAAGGGTAATCGATATTCCATTTCTTAACCGCTGGTTCCTGATTAATTTTATAATTGCTCCATTCAGAGCGCCCAAATCAGCAAAGGTTTATAAGGAGTTATGGACAGACGAAGGTTCGCCTTTGCTGACTTATGGTATTGAGGCTCAAAAACTTTTACAGGAAAAATTGGGGGAAAATTTTCAGGTTTTTTTCGGTATGAGGTACCAGAATCCATCAATTGAAAAGACTGTTAAAGAAATGGAGGGTAAAGGTTTTGAAAAAATCGTAATTCTGCCTCTTTTTCCTCAGTATGCCAGCGCTTCTACAGGTTCTGCGGTTGAGAAAGCAATGGAATATATCAATAAATGGGAGGTAATTCCAGAGATTAAGATCGTTGCTAATTTCCCTAATCATCCATTATTCATTAAAGCCTTTGCGGAGATTGGCAGAAAATATATTGAAAAGGATAGGTTCGATCATATAATATTTACTTACCATGGTATTCCGGAAAGACAAATTAAAAAATCAGCAGTTCAGGGTTATTGTCAGCTGAATGATAAATGCTGTTCAAAATACCATTCCAAAAATTATTATTGCTACAGGGCTCAGTGTTATGAAACAACACGACATCTGGTGAAAGAACTAGGCCTTGCAGAGGGAACATATTCGGTTGCATTCCAGTCAAGACTAGGGAAAACACCGTGGATCAAGCCATACACGGATGACCTTATAAAAGAACTGGGAGAAAAGGGAGTAAAAAGAGTATTGGCATTTTCTCCATCATTTGTTGCAGACTGCCTGGAAACTACTATTGAAGGAGGTGTTGAATACAGGGATATGTTCAAAGAACATGGTGGGGAGCACTGGCAGTTGGTAGAGAGCCTGAACAACCATCCTATATGGATCGAGTGTATGGAAGATCTGGTAATTAATAACTGAATCGATATCAATCATAATCATGCATAGGATACACCTATGCATGTTTATTCCCTAAATTTTATGTCTTGTGAAGAATCTGAAACTAAGAAAATTCAAACCTTTAACTTTCAGCTTTCAAACTTTATTTATCTTCCCTTCCCGCAACAATCATTACAATTTCACCTTTCACTGTTTTCTGTGAAAAGTGTTCCTTAATTTCTTTTAATGTCCCATTGACAG from the Sporocytophaga myxococcoides genome contains:
- the hemH gene encoding ferrochelatase, whose product is MNKVKKTAVFLINLGTPDSPSVPDVRKYLREFLMDRRVIDIPFLNRWFLINFIIAPFRAPKSAKVYKELWTDEGSPLLTYGIEAQKLLQEKLGENFQVFFGMRYQNPSIEKTVKEMEGKGFEKIVILPLFPQYASASTGSAVEKAMEYINKWEVIPEIKIVANFPNHPLFIKAFAEIGRKYIEKDRFDHIIFTYHGIPERQIKKSAVQGYCQLNDKCCSKYHSKNYYCYRAQCYETTRHLVKELGLAEGTYSVAFQSRLGKTPWIKPYTDDLIKELGEKGVKRVLAFSPSFVADCLETTIEGGVEYRDMFKEHGGEHWQLVESLNNHPIWIECMEDLVINN